The genomic stretch ATATCAGCTGTAATAAGGTTCACTCTGTTGAATTGTGGATTGAGGAGAATCCTGTATGAAGTTGATATAGATCGAACTGAAATTAGAGACCCTTTTCCTTTATTGTACTTATAACATTCTAGTTTAGTTGTACAACAATCTGGAAACATCACATTTGGGGTTTGTCAAACTATATATCAGAAAGAATTCCTTTTTGTGCTCATGTTCTGGAAAGTTAAGGATACACAATTATGCAATCACCACTGAATGTTCAGAGAGCTAACAAATCCTTTCTGCAATTATCTTTGTAACATCAAAGGACATGAGGATCAAAACAGTACTGCCAGGATATCTCATGGGCTCCCTAGGCTCTTTCACAGATTTGTCAATTGATACGGTTGATAGGGGCCACAGTAAGCCTTTTCAATTAATAGCAGTCATTGTGTCGAACAACGGTTACATCTTTTGAATATCAAGTCCATTCCTAGTTGAGATTAGCTCCATTTCAACATTTGAGGATTGAAGCAAGCATTAAGTTCTCAGATTATTAGGTTGACATCCATATTAGTTTCAAAACATTCTTTATGGTGGCCAGCTGTGTAGATTCGTTTCGAAGTGGATGTAGCATGGTATATACCCTAATGTCTAGCAGAACATCATTATTAAGATTCTTCTATAATTCTGAACACATGGTTTTCTGCACGCGTTTATAGGTTTCAGAATATTGTGTGGGGCTGCGGTCTGCGGTCTGCCTAGGTCCTAATACATGCTTTAAGAAAGAGAGTTGCTAAGTGTAGGACTAGATGAAAGACTATTGCAATTTCCGACATTGCCTTTTACCTTCTCTTTTTAGTTGTGTTGCGTACATGTCATCGGTGACCTGGGATGGAACGAAGATGGTTAGCACAAGGGTGTAGGTGAAGCAGCCTGTGAGCCTGGTGGAGATTTCATCATGTAAACAAACAATCCTTATTGCGATCTTAGTTCCACTTTGAGCTAAAACTCTCCGGAAtcaactttttgttttttgtttttgtttttgtttttgtttttgtttttttttttgtttcactATTACAAATATATGCTCATATTTTGAATATTCCGCGGAATTAAAAGTGCTTCGGCATTGTGTTGCTTTTGCTACAAATCTGTTGGTTTGTTTTAGTTATTTTCATCCTTTTCACATTCCTACCATTTCATTCTAGGTTTCTAAGTTATGCTGCAACTGTTTTTAACATTCACTATGAATCGAATGCAGGAAGAGCTGGAACAACTTGAAAGGATGGATAAAGCATCTGCACCATGCAAAGAGTAAGCttgaaaaccaaaaaaaaaaaaagactattGCACATTCAATTATAGTATATAACTCCTAACCTCCAAATGGTACTTTGTTTTTTGCAGAACACTCAGTAATGTGGAAACAAGACCCGATCCGTTACTACCAACGTAAAAATCTCCCTATAGCTTCATCTGTTTCGGTTGCATCAACTGTTTGAGAATTGTGTTCTAACAGAAGTTATGTTCATTCTAATTTGGCAGAACTATTGGCCCCCTAAATCCTTCATGGGATCGATGGTTTGAAGGCCCTCAAGAATCTAAAGGCTGCAGGTGCTGGATTCTCTGATGATCAATGGATACCTGCTATATTTCATTGACCAAGACCTCACCAAACACATTCTACAGTTTTaccctttcttttcttttttcctattttctttttcacccACCTTCTTTGATCCAGGATTGAGCAGAGAATTTGAGAGTTTTGAAACAGTATTGTTATTGGCAAATTTTAATGGAATGCTTCCTTGTGCAGATGACAATTTATAGTATAAACATAGCTATATGTGCTTCAGATCATAATTACCAATACCTTGTTAATGATTATTTGAgattttttctttccttttcaccACCATTGAATGTATGGTAAATAGAG from Arachis stenosperma cultivar V10309 chromosome 9, arast.V10309.gnm1.PFL2, whole genome shotgun sequence encodes the following:
- the LOC130948620 gene encoding guanine nucleotide-binding protein subunit gamma 2, producing the protein MQSSGPESASPITNRVQSLSSAETRGKHRVHAEVKRLEQEARFLEEELEQLERMDKASAPCKETLSNVETRPDPLLPTTIGPLNPSWDRWFEGPQESKGCRCWIL